Proteins from a genomic interval of Vanacampus margaritifer isolate UIUO_Vmar chromosome 4, RoL_Vmar_1.0, whole genome shotgun sequence:
- the LOC144050882 gene encoding cAMP-regulated phosphoprotein 19-like isoform X1, protein MSDGNEDVPASEEPLVEEQEVQDKMINPEKAEEAKLKARYPNLGNKPGGSDLLRKRLQKGQKYFDSGDYNMAKAKIKNKQLPTAAAPEKTEITGDHIPTPQDLPQRKPSLVASKLAG, encoded by the exons ATGTCGGACGGAAACGAAGACGTCCCTGCGTCCGAGGAGCCGCTAGTGGAGGAGCAG gaGGTTCAAGACAAAATGATCAATCCAGAGAAAGCGGAGGAGGCCAAGCTGAAGGCCAGATACCCAAACTTGGGGAATAAACCTGGGGGCTCCGATCTGCTTCGGAAACGCCTTCAGAAGggg CAAAAGTACTTTGATTCAGGCGACTACAATATGGCCAAAGCCAAGATAAAGAACAAGCAGCTGCCGACAGCGGCGGCACCCGAGAAGACGGAGATCACGGGGGACCACATCCCCACACCCCAGGACCTGCCCCAGAGGAAACCCTCCCTGGTAGCCAGTAAACTGGCAGGCTGA
- the LOC144050882 gene encoding cAMP-regulated phosphoprotein 19-like isoform X2, with protein MSDGNEDVPASEEQEVQDKMINPEKAEEAKLKARYPNLGNKPGGSDLLRKRLQKGQKYFDSGDYNMAKAKIKNKQLPTAAAPEKTEITGDHIPTPQDLPQRKPSLVASKLAG; from the exons ATGTCGGACGGAAACGAAGACGTCCCTGCGTCCGAGGAGC aggaGGTTCAAGACAAAATGATCAATCCAGAGAAAGCGGAGGAGGCCAAGCTGAAGGCCAGATACCCAAACTTGGGGAATAAACCTGGGGGCTCCGATCTGCTTCGGAAACGCCTTCAGAAGggg CAAAAGTACTTTGATTCAGGCGACTACAATATGGCCAAAGCCAAGATAAAGAACAAGCAGCTGCCGACAGCGGCGGCACCCGAGAAGACGGAGATCACGGGGGACCACATCCCCACACCCCAGGACCTGCCCCAGAGGAAACCCTCCCTGGTAGCCAGTAAACTGGCAGGCTGA
- the atosa gene encoding atos homolog protein A — translation MTLDNMKSERDATEEFFEYDAEEFLVFLTLLITEGRTPEYSVKGRTEGLHCPPAQSAMPPLHKHECSDKLPQCQQARRTRSEVILLWRNNIPIMIEVMLLPDCCYGDECPPSDPISDPVIKQDALLLERWTLQPIPRQSGDRFIEEKTLLLAVRSYVFFSQLSAWLSASHGIVPRNILYRISAADEDLVWQFSQPPSEHIFPIPNVSQSVALQVHVQSLPRQPTYPSLACSIHTSLPQRYSKTPSLNPNLNSHGGLPTLRKSQESSKENLHHSSNIYSKSSSSMSGLLLNGMPIPNLPINNIPINSLRNTATPPPFGKKNQDPGEKHTYQNGELPQVNVPQNQATPLFCRSSRSPTPSRSHSPSPLPGKWLYTSFNGSSDSPPLEDYGCGTNSNDRSKAPPPEPLRALKSFSMAEHARCPSPRPTANETNPLIGSLLQERQEVIARIAQRLNFCDPTAPPLPPALFATDNPPKATWGSSHDDIAASKTKEPDVPPYECVGHAWSTPFHTPSTSTSFHKRETSSPKPAACRKLRLTEMRDETVERERDGAREKSCEKEREGTLIAQAVHDITRLIQERLSVPSLSSSYSRCGSPLQHTHTTTVTHTIRTYSHPTQTPQTSHDGYTNGHNHEPSRGPHAAAPHTPLCTNKPRLDPGNDCHSPLAQNGAHFTLEETSLRGQLHAGPRLQTPTQEKLTVHTTSSHIFPQSLENGPRSAMPSSQTCKGSMLSCNAIRNHSKPHSPKRADASAQDENQTPRQSSDLTPPPTVLRTHGPSPLGPCNGWRKQNRHSLDATATKAFHPCTGLPLLSSPVPQRKNQSGYFDLDTSLVGCKGLPWASGKRVCPKGDEYTDDAQQLFSASAPPASLSLLGNFEECVLNYRLEPLGTVEGFTAEVGASGSFCPSHLTLPVDVSFYSVSDDNAPSPYMGVINLESLGKRGYRVPPSGTIQVTLFNPNKTVVKMFVVMYDLRAMPAGHQTFLRQRTFSVPVRRDSNHQINRKPLSLGQARTLRYLVHLRFQSSKSGKIYLHRDIRLLFSRKSMEVDSGAAYELQSFSESPIDPPFSPRC, via the exons ATGCGACAGAGGAGTTTTTCGAGTATGACGCGGAGGAGTTCCTGGTGTTCCTGACCCTGCTCATTACAGAGGGACGGACGCCGGAATATTCGGTGAAGGGCAGGACCGAGGGGCTGCACTGTCCGCCCGCCCAGTCGGCCATGCCGCCTCTTCACAAGCATGAATGCAGCGATAAACTGCCACAG TGTCAACAGGCGCGGCGGACCCGTTCGGAGGTGATCCTGCTCTGGAGGAACAACATCCCCATCATGATCGAGGTCATGCTGTTGCCCGACTGTTGCTATGGTGATGAGTGCCCACCGAGTGACCCCATCAGCGACCCGGTCATCAAACAAGATGCGCTGCTGTTGGAGAGATGGACATTGCAGCCGATTCCAAGGCA AAGTGGTGACCGTTTCATTGAGGAGAAGACTCTGCTGTTGGCCGTACGCTCGTACGTTTTCTTCTCACAGCTCAGCGCCTGGCTCAGTGCCTCTCATGGCATCGTCCCCAGAAACATCTTGTACAG aATCAGTGCTGCTGATGAGGACTTAGTGTGGCAGTTCTCACAGCCGCCATCCGAACACATTTTCCCCATCCCCAACGTGTCCCAGAGTGTTGCGCTGCAAGTCCACGTCCAGTCGCTGCCCCGCCAGCCCACCTATCCCAGCTTGGCCTGCAGCATCCATACTAGCCTGCCCCAACGCTACAGCAAGACGCCCAGCCTCAACCCGAACCTCAACAGCCATGGTGGCCTGCCCACCCTCCGAAAAAGCCAGGAGTCCAGCAAAGAGAACCTCCACCACAGCTCGAACATATACAGCAAGAGCTCCAGCTCCATGTCGGGCCTCCTCCTCAACGGAATGCCCATCCCCAATCTTCCCATCAACAATATTCCCATTAACAGCCTTCGGAACACAGCCACGCCACCCCCCTTTGGCAAAAAGAACCAAGATCCTGGTGAAAAACACACATATCAGAACGGAGAGCTTCCGCAGGTCAACGTCCCCCAAAATCAGGCCACTCCACTGTTCTGCAGATCCTCCCGCTCGCCCACACCCTCACGTTCCCATTCCCCTTCTCCGCTCCCGGGGAAGTGGCTTTACACATCCTTCAATGGTTCATCAGACTCACCGCCGTTAGAGGATTATGGATGCGGTACCAACAGCAACGACAGGTCAAAAGCTCCTCCCCCCGAGCCGCTCCGAGCCTTGAAGAGTTTCTCAATGGCCGAGCACGCCCGCTGCCCCTCACCGCGGCCCACAGCAAACGAAACCAATCCCCTCATCGGCTCGCTGTTACAGGAGAGACAGGAAGTTATAGCCCGCATCGCACAGAGGCTCAACTTCTGCGACCCCACAGCACCACCGCTTCCCCCGGCTCTTTTTGCCACGGACAACCCTCCCAAAGCCACGTGGGGCAGTAGCCATGACGACATAGCCGCCAGTAAGACCAAAGAGCCAGACGTACCGCCATATGAGTGTGTGGGACACGCTTGGTCAACCCCATTCCACACACCCTCCACCAGCACATCTTTCCACAAGCGGGAGACCTCCTCACCAAAACCTGCGGCCTGCAGGAAGCTGAGGCTGACTGAGATGAGAGATGAGACTGTGGAGAGGGAGCGAGACGGGGCGAGAGAAAAAAGTTGCGAGAAAGAACGAGAAGGGACGCTCATCGCTCAGGCAGTACACGACATTACCCGACTCATCCAGGAAAGACTGTCCGTCCCCTCGCTGTCCTCCAGCTACAGCAGGTGTGGCAGCcccctgcaacacacacacacaacaactgTCACGCACACAATACGCACATACTCGCACCCTACACAGACCCCACAAACCTCGCATGATGGCTACACCAATGGCCACAACCACGAACCAAGCAGGGGCCCGCACGCCGCTGCCCCACACACGCCTCTTTGCACAAACAAGCCCCGGCTCGACCCGGGGAACGATTGCCATTCTCCTCTGGCCCAAAATGGCGCCCACTTTACACTTGAAGAAACTTCACTCAGAGGCCAGTTGCACGCTGGTCCGCGTTTACAAACTCCCACCCAGGAAAAGCTCACAGTCCACACAACCAGCAGTCATATTTTCCCTCAGTCCCTTGAAAACGGGCCTAGAAGTGCCATGCCCTCCAGTCAGACCTGTAAAGGATCCATGCTCAGCTGTAATGCAATCCGAAACCACAGCAAGCCTCATTCACCCAAACGGGCTGATGCTTCAGCTCAGGATGAGAACCAAACACCTAGACAGTCTTCAGACCTGACTCCCCCTCCCACTGTTCTG CGAACTCACGGACCCTCTCCCCTGGGGCCCTGCAACGGCTGGAGGAAGCAGAATCGCCACTCGTTAGACGCCACAGCGACCAAGGCCTTCCACCCCTGCACGGGCCTGCCCCTGCTCTCCAGCCCT GTTCCTCAGAGGAAAAACCAATCGGGCTACTTCGACCTGGACACCTCTCTGGTTGGCTGTAAGGGTTTGCCCTGGGCCTCTGGGAAAAG GGTGTGCCCTAAGGGAGACGAGTACACGGATGACGCCCAGCAACTGTTCAGTGCAAGTGCTCCACCTGCCAGTCTCAGTCTACTGGGAAACTTTGAG GAGTGTGTGTTAAACTACCGCCTGGAGCCTTTAGGGACGGTAGAGGGTTTTACGGCCGAAGTAGGTGCCAGCGGGTCCTTCTGCCCCAGTCACCTGACCTTACCAGTGGACGTGTCATTCTACAGCGTCTCCGATGACAACGCTCCTTCACCTTATATG GGTGTGATCAACCTGGAGTCGCTGGGGAAAAGGGGCTACCGAGTACCTCCATCAGGAACCATTCAAGTG ACCTTATTCAACCCGAACAAGACggtggtaaagatgtttgtggtGATGTACGACCTACGAGCCATGCCAGCGGGACACCAGACCTTCCTGCGCCAGAGGACGTTCTCCGTCCCCGTCAGGCGGGACTCGAACCATCAGATCAACAGGAAACCCCTCAGTTTGGGCCAGGCACGCACTCTGCGCTACCTCGTTCATCTGAG GTTCCAGAGCTCAAAGTCTGGGAAGATCTACCTCCACAGGGACATCCGTCTGCTGTTTTCTAGGAAGTCCATGGAGGTGGACAGCGGTGCTGCCTACGAGCTACAGTCGTTCAGCGAATCCCCCATCGACCCGCCGTTCTCGCCCCGCTGCTGA